A stretch of the Proteus sp. ZN5 genome encodes the following:
- a CDS encoding DUF3461 family protein has translation MYDNLKNLGIPHPEDIDRYTLRQEANNDILKIYFRKDKGEFFAKSVKFKYPRQRKTISDGQSGQGFKEVNEINTNLRYVIEELDQICQQDQVEVDLKHKILDDLRHLEHVVANKIAEIEADLEKLTRR, from the coding sequence ATGTACGATAATTTAAAAAATTTAGGGATCCCGCATCCTGAAGATATTGACCGCTATACCCTGCGCCAAGAAGCTAACAACGATATTTTAAAAATCTATTTTCGCAAAGATAAAGGTGAATTCTTTGCAAAAAGTGTAAAATTTAAATATCCACGCCAACGTAAAACGATTTCTGATGGTCAGTCAGGACAAGGTTTTAAAGAAGTAAATGAAATCAATACTAACTTACGTTATGTAATTGAAGAATTAGATCAAATTTGCCAACAAGACCAAGTAGAAGTCGATTTAAAACATAAAATCCTAGACGACTTGCGCCATCTTGAGCATGTTGTCGCAAATAAAATTGCTGAAATTGAAGCTGACTTAGAAAAGCTAACTCGCCGTTAA
- a CDS encoding flavodoxin — MAKIGIFVGTVYGNALAVAEEAQRILLEHKHQAKVYEEGTLADWEKYSTVLVITSSTGQGDLPDTIAPLFHELRDNVGYQPNLSYGLIALGDSSYDYFCGAGMKFDELLQEHQAKRIGEILKIDGMDVAEPEVFAIDWLENWVKLLD; from the coding sequence ATGGCTAAAATTGGCATTTTTGTAGGTACAGTTTACGGTAATGCATTAGCCGTTGCTGAAGAAGCTCAACGTATTTTACTTGAACATAAACACCAAGCTAAAGTTTATGAAGAAGGTACACTTGCGGATTGGGAAAAATATTCGACAGTACTTGTGATAACGTCAAGTACTGGGCAAGGTGATCTACCTGATACCATTGCACCTTTATTTCATGAGCTGCGTGATAATGTGGGATATCAGCCCAACCTAAGCTACGGTCTAATTGCATTAGGTGATAGCAGCTATGACTACTTTTGTGGTGCGGGAATGAAGTTTGATGAGTTATTACAAGAGCACCAAGCAAAGCGTATTGGTGAAATATTAAAAATAGACGGTATGGATGTCGCAGAGCCAGAAGTATTTGCAATAGATTGGCTTGAAAACTGGGTTAAGTTATTAGATTAA
- the dapD gene encoding 2,3,4,5-tetrahydropyridine-2,6-dicarboxylate N-succinyltransferase: protein MQALQSIIDNAFEHRADITPNNVEPHIRDAINSVIALLDSGKLRVAEKIDGQWVTHQWLKKAVLLSFRINHNQVIDGSESLYFDKVPMKFADYDQARFEKEGFRVVPPAAVRQGAYIARNTVLMPSYVNIGAYVDEGSMVDTWATVGSCAQIGKNVHLSGGVGIGGVLEPLQANPTIIEDNCFIGARSEIVEGVIVEEGAVISMGVYIGQSTKIYDRETGEVHYGRVPAGSVVVSGNLPSKDGSYSLYCAVIVKKVDAKTRGKVGINELLRTID from the coding sequence ATGCAAGCATTACAATCTATTATTGACAACGCCTTTGAACATCGTGCAGATATCACTCCAAACAACGTTGAACCACATATTCGTGATGCTATTAATAGCGTTATTGCACTGCTAGACAGCGGAAAACTGCGTGTCGCGGAAAAAATTGACGGTCAGTGGGTGACTCATCAATGGTTAAAAAAAGCGGTTCTACTCTCTTTTCGTATTAATCACAATCAAGTGATAGATGGCAGTGAAAGTCTCTATTTTGACAAAGTGCCTATGAAGTTCGCTGATTATGACCAAGCACGTTTTGAAAAAGAAGGCTTTCGTGTTGTTCCCCCTGCCGCAGTTAGACAAGGAGCTTACATCGCTCGCAACACTGTTTTAATGCCATCTTATGTCAACATTGGTGCTTACGTCGATGAAGGTAGCATGGTTGATACATGGGCAACGGTAGGTTCATGTGCTCAAATCGGTAAAAATGTCCATCTCTCTGGTGGTGTTGGTATCGGCGGTGTTTTAGAGCCACTACAAGCAAACCCAACCATTATTGAAGATAACTGCTTTATTGGTGCTCGCTCTGAAATTGTTGAGGGTGTTATTGTCGAAGAAGGCGCTGTTATTTCAATGGGCGTTTATATTGGCCAAAGTACCAAAATTTATGACAGAGAAACAGGCGAAGTACATTATGGCCGAGTCCCTGCAGGCTCTGTCGTTGTATCAGGCAATTTACCCTCTAAAGATGGAAGCTACAGCCTTTACTGTGCTGTGATCGTGAAAAAAGTTGATGCTAAAACACGTGGAAAAGTTGGTATTAATGAATTGTTAAGAACTATCGACTAA